One Triticum dicoccoides isolate Atlit2015 ecotype Zavitan chromosome 4B, WEW_v2.0, whole genome shotgun sequence genomic window carries:
- the LOC119295180 gene encoding 26S proteasome non-ATPase regulatory subunit 13 homolog B-like: MRRRLRRQRVKEMKWRQLEGLLGGLVQFSPAASSARFGLQKKAGDALIQPYTHFISDFESKINLLKFAHFAVVVSLQYSDKDAGISYLEGIISKLRDTKESRVEEPILYLKMQIASFLLEKGNQKECKKLVDEGKTTLDSMGDVDPSVLSTYY, translated from the exons ATGCGGCGACGGCTACGGCGACAACGAGTGAAGGAGATGAAGTGGAGGCAACTCGAGGGCCTCCTAGGGGGCCTGGTCCAGTTCTCCCCCGCCGCCTCCTCTGCTCGATTTGGCCTCCAAAAAAAG GCAGGCGATGCTCTGATTCAGCCGTATACTCATTTCATCTCTGATTTTGAGAGCAAGATCAATCTTCTTAAATTTGCTCACTTCGCAGTAGTAGTTTCACTCCAGTATTCAGATAAAGATGCTGGTATAAGCTATCTCGAAGGCATAATTTCAAAACTGCGTGATACCAAGGAATCACGGGTTGAAGAGCCCATTCTGTATTTGAAGATGCAGATTGCAAGTTTTCTTCTTGAGAAAGGGAATCAAAAGGAGTGTAAGAAACTGGTAGACGAGGGTAAAACCACTTTGGATAGCATGGGCGATGTTGATCCTTCAGTACTTTCGACCTATTATTAG